A genomic segment from Chitinophagaceae bacterium encodes:
- a CDS encoding M3 family oligoendopeptidase: protein MNYSADIIKNKRRFLPEDFTLGTWEDVEPYLQQLLNGDIESKHLLENWLKDLSELEAAISEDACWRQIRMTCDTENQALEDAYNFYCLEIQPKIEPFADALNKKLMAAPALKQLDQQRYFTYFRNIRKNIELFREENIPLQAETSVLQQQYGQVTGDMTVNINNEEYTLQQAAKFLESPKREIREAAYRKIQERRLQSKSELNELFNKLLQLRNQQALNAGFANYRDYRFKELGRFDYTKEDCFKFHEAVKQHILPLINKIYQKKVAKLGLEKLRPWDLDAEPEGTEPLHPFSNGKELLQKTVICFNKLHPFFGQCLLKMDEMKHFDLDSRKGKSPGGYNCPLAESGAPFIFMNAAGQMNDVTTMLHEGGHAVHSFLAHPLALTGFKEYPMEIAEVASMAMELMSMDDWDSFFSNENELKRAKIHQLERVITIFPWIAVIDKFQHWLYERPQHSIEERSKEWINILNEFKDEVTDYSGLEDFRNNAWQRQLHLFEVPFYYIEYGIAQLGAIGVWMQFKQNRQAAIEKYCNALSLGGTQTLPDLYKYAGLSFDFSPEKIKVLVEFVQQQMENIEANN from the coding sequence ATGAACTACTCAGCAGACATTATAAAAAATAAGCGCCGGTTTTTACCCGAAGATTTTACACTGGGTACATGGGAAGATGTGGAACCCTATTTACAACAATTACTTAACGGGGATATAGAAAGTAAACATTTATTAGAAAACTGGCTGAAAGATTTAAGTGAGTTGGAAGCCGCTATTAGTGAAGATGCCTGCTGGAGGCAAATACGCATGACCTGCGATACCGAAAACCAGGCCCTGGAAGATGCCTACAATTTTTATTGCCTCGAAATTCAGCCAAAGATTGAACCTTTTGCCGATGCACTCAATAAAAAACTAATGGCTGCGCCTGCATTAAAGCAACTTGACCAGCAAAGATATTTTACTTACTTCCGCAACATCCGCAAAAACATTGAACTTTTTCGGGAAGAAAATATTCCGCTTCAGGCAGAAACATCGGTGCTGCAACAACAGTATGGCCAGGTTACCGGAGACATGACGGTAAACATCAATAACGAGGAATACACTTTACAGCAAGCCGCAAAATTTTTAGAATCGCCCAAAAGAGAAATCAGGGAAGCTGCCTACAGAAAAATACAGGAACGAAGGCTGCAAAGCAAGTCAGAATTAAATGAACTTTTCAATAAATTATTACAGTTACGCAACCAGCAGGCACTAAATGCTGGTTTTGCCAATTACCGGGATTACCGGTTTAAAGAATTGGGCCGCTTTGATTACACAAAAGAAGATTGTTTTAAATTTCATGAAGCCGTAAAGCAACATATCCTTCCCTTAATAAATAAAATTTATCAAAAAAAAGTAGCAAAACTTGGCCTGGAAAAATTACGACCCTGGGATTTAGATGCCGAGCCGGAAGGAACAGAACCCTTGCATCCTTTTAGTAACGGAAAAGAACTTTTGCAAAAAACCGTTATTTGTTTTAACAAACTGCATCCGTTTTTTGGGCAATGCTTATTAAAAATGGATGAAATGAAACATTTTGACTTGGACAGCCGTAAAGGAAAATCGCCAGGCGGATACAACTGCCCGCTTGCCGAAAGCGGGGCGCCTTTTATTTTTATGAATGCCGCCGGCCAAATGAACGATGTTACCACCATGCTGCATGAAGGCGGCCACGCTGTTCATTCTTTTCTTGCACATCCATTGGCATTAACCGGGTTTAAAGAATACCCCATGGAAATTGCCGAAGTGGCCAGCATGGCCATGGAGTTGATGAGTATGGATGACTGGGATAGTTTTTTTAGCAATGAAAACGAATTAAAGCGTGCAAAAATCCATCAGTTGGAAAGGGTAATTACCATTTTTCCCTGGATTGCAGTAATTGATAAGTTTCAGCATTGGTTATATGAGCGCCCGCAACATAGTATTGAAGAACGCAGCAAAGAATGGATAAATATCCTTAACGAATTTAAAGATGAAGTAACCGATTATAGTGGCCTGGAAGATTTTCGCAACAATGCCTGGCAGCGGCAACTCCATTTATTTGAAGTGCCTTTTTATTATATAGAATATGGTATTGCCCAGCTTGGCGCTATAGGCGTATGGATGCAGTTTAAACAAAACAGGCAGGCCGCAATTGAAAAATACTGCAATGCGCTTTCCCTGGGCGGAACACAAACTTTGCCCGATCTCTATAAATACGCAGGACTATCGTTTGATTTTTCCCCGGAAAAAATTAAAGTGCTGGTTGAATTTGTGCAACAGCAAATGGAAAACATCGAAGCAAATAATTAA
- a CDS encoding DUF5606 domain-containing protein: MEYRKIVSVTGLSGLYELVSSRGDGGVVRSLDDKTTKFVSNRIHSFSQLEGIEIFTTDENVNLVEIFDAFKASKEALPGAAYDNKAVKAYFEKVYPKLDFERVYVSDMKKMIKWYEILNKAGVEIKRSEVIGQDGHAEHPEKNTNATHTAANKTSAPKNAPAKKINVPRKMA; the protein is encoded by the coding sequence ATGGAATATAGGAAAATCGTATCTGTAACCGGGCTTAGCGGTTTATATGAACTGGTTTCTTCAAGGGGAGATGGCGGAGTTGTTCGCTCACTTGATGATAAAACCACAAAATTTGTGAGTAACCGCATCCATAGTTTTTCACAGCTTGAAGGAATTGAAATTTTTACCACCGATGAAAATGTAAATCTTGTAGAAATTTTTGATGCCTTTAAAGCAAGTAAAGAAGCGCTACCTGGTGCAGCGTACGACAATAAAGCTGTTAAAGCATATTTTGAAAAAGTTTATCCCAAGCTAGATTTTGAAAGGGTATATGTAAGCGACATGAAAAAAATGATTAAGTGGTATGAAATTTTAAATAAAGCTGGCGTAGAAATAAAGCGCAGTGAAGTTATTGGTCAGGATGGCCATGCCGAGCACCCTGAAAAAAATACCAATGCCACACATACGGCAGCAAACAAAACTTCAGCGCCTAAAAATGCACCCGCTAAAAAAATAAATGTTCCCCGTAAAATGGCTTAA
- a CDS encoding TonB-dependent receptor → MFKLLFSIFLSVVSFSGMAQYSLSGVVVDADDKSPVQGATVSLYFQKDSSIVANTVTTTDGEFIFQNLATDSFFVSINALSHQAHTVFATITNTDKNFGVLNLYKKGKDLAGVTVTATGSPVVNKADTTQYSASQYKVNPDATTEDLIKKMPGITVAKDGTVTAQGETVKKVTIDGKDFFGDDASAALKNMPSEVVDKIQVFDKLSDQAQLTGVDDGNSVKAINVVTKSGIKNGQFGRAYAGYGTDERYAAGGNVSFFNGDRRVSIVANLNNVNQQNFGSQDLLGVTGSGGGGGRGGGRMFGGSDNFTVGQQNGISRTNAFGINYNDKWGKNFTLSGSYFYNSSKLNTESDIKAQILDRSGKWYKDNSNSTSFTNNTNHRINFRAEYKIDSNNSIFIIPSLSFQANNANGISNGQTFYGANDSLNTSMANTIRGSSGYNIRNRVMFRHSFANRRRSLSVGFNTTFTRNSSENILDGRYRFFDDMGNVTDSLPNQFYDNLTNGTNYEGNLTYTEPLGKSGMLQFEYNPSIQKNKADQQTFHFDNGKYTAFDTSLSNKFDNTVTTQNGGISYRYNPNRDNMLMFGLNFQNSNLQSDRIFPTVTNVDQSFFNLLPRLMFRKKFNSSNNLWIFYRARVNFPSVTQLQDVVNLSDPLRVSMGNSLLKQAYTNFISTRYSFANSKSGKSFFANLFAQTTSDYISNATYLLNADSTLHNNIVLKAGSQLVKPVNLDGYKNIRTMFTYTFPVKFIKSNLSINTGAGYSKMPSLTNNLPVTTNNYTYNAGVSIASNISEYVDFNVSYSANFNNATTKSAVIASKNNFVNQTMGLQLNLLNKKGWFIQNDVSNQSYTGLSTGLNQSFWLWNAGIGKKFLKNNAAELKLTVFDLLKQNQSITRTVSANYIEDARYNVLEQYFMLTFTYNLKNFGKGKSKDSGDGRPMGMPPYGGGHGPSPAGGLF, encoded by the coding sequence ATGTTTAAATTATTATTTAGCATTTTTTTAAGTGTAGTTTCTTTTAGCGGTATGGCACAGTACTCCTTATCTGGAGTGGTAGTTGATGCCGACGACAAATCGCCCGTTCAGGGAGCAACAGTATCTCTTTATTTTCAAAAAGACTCCTCTATTGTTGCAAATACGGTAACAACTACCGATGGAGAATTTATTTTTCAAAACCTGGCTACAGACAGTTTCTTTGTGAGTATTAATGCCTTAAGCCACCAGGCTCATACAGTTTTTGCCACTATTACCAATACGGATAAAAACTTTGGGGTGCTCAATCTTTATAAAAAAGGAAAAGATTTGGCCGGTGTTACCGTAACAGCAACAGGCAGCCCGGTGGTTAACAAAGCAGATACCACCCAGTACAGTGCAAGTCAGTACAAAGTAAACCCGGATGCAACAACCGAAGATTTAATTAAAAAAATGCCCGGAATAACAGTAGCGAAAGACGGAACGGTAACCGCACAGGGCGAAACGGTTAAAAAAGTAACCATTGATGGCAAAGATTTTTTTGGCGATGATGCCTCGGCAGCGCTAAAAAACATGCCATCGGAAGTGGTGGATAAAATACAGGTTTTTGATAAGCTCAGCGATCAGGCACAACTTACAGGCGTGGATGATGGCAACTCTGTAAAAGCTATAAATGTGGTAACAAAGTCGGGTATTAAAAACGGGCAGTTTGGCAGGGCTTACGCAGGTTACGGAACCGATGAAAGGTATGCTGCAGGAGGTAATGTGAGTTTTTTTAATGGAGACAGAAGGGTTTCTATTGTAGCTAATCTTAATAATGTTAACCAGCAAAATTTTGGTTCGCAGGATTTACTGGGTGTAACCGGCTCAGGCGGCGGCGGCGGAAGGGGTGGTGGCCGCATGTTTGGCGGCTCTGATAATTTTACAGTAGGCCAGCAAAATGGCATTAGCCGTACCAATGCTTTTGGCATTAACTATAACGATAAATGGGGCAAAAATTTCACCCTTTCCGGAAGCTATTTTTATAATAGTAGCAAGCTAAATACCGAGTCGGATATTAAAGCCCAAATTTTAGACAGATCTGGAAAATGGTATAAGGATAATAGCAACAGCACATCTTTTACCAATAATACCAATCACCGCATAAACTTTAGAGCAGAGTACAAAATTGATAGTAACAACAGCATTTTTATTATTCCCAGCTTAAGTTTTCAAGCCAACAACGCCAATGGAATTTCCAATGGCCAAACATTTTATGGGGCAAATGATTCCTTAAATACTTCTATGGCCAACACAATCCGTGGCAGCAGCGGGTACAATATCCGTAACCGTGTAATGTTCCGCCATTCCTTTGCCAACAGGAGGAGGTCGCTTTCCGTAGGCTTTAATACTACATTTACCCGCAACAGTAGCGAAAATATTTTAGACGGCCGTTATCGCTTTTTTGATGATATGGGCAATGTTACCGATTCTTTACCCAACCAGTTTTATGATAACCTCACTAACGGTACTAACTATGAAGGAAATTTAACATACACCGAGCCTTTGGGCAAAAGCGGTATGTTGCAATTTGAATACAACCCATCTATTCAAAAAAATAAAGCCGATCAGCAAACCTTTCATTTCGATAATGGGAAGTACACAGCATTTGATACATCGCTATCCAATAAATTCGATAATACCGTTACCACCCAAAACGGTGGCATCAGCTATCGCTATAACCCAAACAGGGATAATATGCTTATGTTTGGTTTAAACTTTCAAAACAGCAATTTGCAAAGCGATAGAATTTTCCCTACAGTAACCAATGTAGATCAATCTTTCTTTAACCTGTTGCCCAGGTTAATGTTCAGGAAAAAATTCAACAGCAGCAATAACCTATGGATTTTTTATAGGGCAAGGGTAAATTTTCCCAGCGTAACTCAGTTGCAGGATGTGGTGAATTTATCAGACCCTTTAAGGGTAAGTATGGGCAACTCATTGCTTAAGCAAGCATATACTAATTTTATTTCTACCCGCTACAGCTTTGCCAATTCAAAGAGCGGTAAAAGTTTTTTTGCTAACCTTTTTGCACAAACTACAAGCGATTACATAAGCAATGCAACTTACCTTTTAAACGCAGATAGTACGCTGCATAATAATATTGTTTTAAAAGCCGGATCCCAATTGGTGAAACCTGTAAACCTGGATGGGTACAAAAATATTCGTACCATGTTTACTTATACCTTCCCGGTAAAATTTATAAAATCTAATTTAAGTATCAATACAGGCGCCGGTTATTCTAAAATGCCGAGCCTTACCAATAACCTTCCCGTTACAACTAATAATTACACTTATAATGCAGGCGTAAGTATTGCAAGTAATATAAGTGAGTATGTGGATTTTAATGTTTCCTATTCTGCTAATTTTAATAATGCCACAACAAAGTCGGCAGTAATTGCATCAAAAAATAATTTTGTAAATCAAACCATGGGTTTACAATTAAATTTATTGAATAAAAAAGGCTGGTTTATACAAAATGATGTAAGCAACCAATCGTACACAGGGTTATCAACCGGGCTCAACCAAAGTTTTTGGTTGTGGAATGCCGGCATTGGAAAAAAATTCCTGAAAAATAATGCAGCCGAATTAAAACTCACCGTATTTGATTTGCTTAAACAAAACCAAAGCATTACCCGAACCGTATCGGCAAACTATATTGAAGATGCCAGGTACAATGTGCTGGAACAGTATTTTATGCTTACGTTTACCTACAACCTTAAAAATTTTGGTAAAGGAAAGAGCAAAGACAGTGGTGATGGCAGGCCAATGGGAATGCCCCCTTATGGTGGCGGACATGGACCATCGCCTGCAGGTGGGCTGTTTTAA
- a CDS encoding RNA polymerase sigma factor, whose protein sequence is MTSDNNDNNIPGFAEIVNQLQGLVYNTVLGIVQNETDAEDVTQEVFIQIHESLAGYKGEAKLSTWAYRIAINKALDFEKRKKAQRRGGLFKRVFNTAEAEEPVSFYHPGVALEQKEEAAVLFNAIDKLPEKQKIVFLLHKTEAMPYMEIAEVLETSVLAVESLMARAKQNLKTYLQNYYQKNNE, encoded by the coding sequence TTGACTTCCGATAACAACGATAACAATATTCCGGGTTTTGCCGAAATTGTAAACCAACTCCAGGGCTTGGTTTACAATACCGTTTTGGGAATTGTACAAAATGAAACCGATGCAGAAGATGTAACTCAGGAGGTGTTTATACAAATCCACGAATCGCTGGCAGGCTATAAAGGAGAGGCAAAGTTATCTACCTGGGCATATAGGATTGCCATAAATAAAGCGCTGGATTTTGAAAAACGAAAAAAAGCTCAGAGGCGTGGTGGTTTATTCAAAAGGGTTTTTAATACAGCCGAAGCAGAAGAACCCGTAAGTTTTTACCACCCCGGAGTTGCACTGGAGCAAAAAGAGGAAGCTGCCGTTTTGTTTAACGCAATAGATAAATTGCCTGAAAAACAAAAAATTGTTTTTTTATTACACAAAACCGAAGCCATGCCTTATATGGAAATAGCAGAAGTGTTGGAAACGAGTGTGCTGGCTGTAGAATCTCTAATGGCAAGGGCAAAACAAAATTTAAAAACATATTTGCAAAACTATTACCAGAAAAACAATGAATAA
- the recA gene encoding recombinase RecA, whose amino-acid sequence MSNVEKLKALKLTMDKIDKDFGKGSVMMMNEKGVTEQEAISTGSLGLDVALGIGGLPKGRVVEIYGPESSGKTTLAIHVIAEAQKKGGICAFIDAEHAFDSVYAQKLGVDIDNLLISQPDYGEQALEIADRLILSGALDVVVIDSVAALVPKGELEGEMGDSKMGLQARLMSQALRKLTATISKTNSCCIFINQLREKIGVMFGNPETTTGGNALKFYASVRLDIRRQAQIKDGDEVVGNHVKVKVVKNKVAPPFRQAEFDIIYGEGISKVGEIVDMGVELGIVQKSGSWFSYNSDKLGQGRDAVKKLLSDNPELMNELEGKIKDKIKEIQSQ is encoded by the coding sequence ATGAGTAATGTAGAAAAACTAAAGGCGCTGAAACTTACAATGGATAAAATTGATAAAGATTTCGGCAAAGGATCGGTAATGATGATGAATGAAAAAGGCGTTACAGAGCAGGAAGCCATTTCCACCGGATCGCTTGGCCTGGATGTAGCGCTGGGTATTGGTGGCTTGCCCAAAGGGCGGGTAGTTGAAATTTACGGCCCGGAATCTTCGGGAAAAACTACTTTGGCTATACATGTAATTGCTGAAGCACAAAAAAAGGGCGGCATTTGTGCCTTTATTGATGCAGAGCATGCTTTTGACAGTGTATATGCACAAAAATTGGGGGTAGATATTGATAACTTGTTGATCTCTCAGCCCGATTATGGTGAGCAGGCGCTGGAAATTGCCGACAGGCTTATTTTATCTGGCGCATTAGATGTGGTAGTAATTGACTCTGTTGCAGCGCTGGTTCCCAAAGGTGAACTGGAAGGAGAAATGGGCGACAGTAAAATGGGTTTACAGGCAAGGCTTATGAGCCAGGCTTTGCGTAAACTTACTGCCACTATTTCAAAAACAAATAGCTGCTGCATATTCATAAACCAGCTAAGGGAAAAAATTGGTGTAATGTTTGGCAACCCCGAAACCACAACTGGTGGTAATGCACTTAAGTTTTATGCTTCTGTAAGGCTGGATATACGCAGGCAGGCTCAAATTAAAGATGGCGACGAAGTGGTGGGCAACCATGTAAAAGTGAAAGTGGTAAAAAACAAAGTAGCGCCTCCTTTTCGCCAGGCCGAATTTGATATTATTTATGGCGAAGGTATATCCAAAGTAGGCGAAATAGTAGATATGGGAGTAGAGTTGGGTATTGTTCAAAAAAGCGGTAGCTGGTTTAGCTATAATAGCGATAAACTGGGCCAGGGAAGAGATGCGGTTAAAAAGCTGCTTTCAGACAATCCTGAACTTATGAATGAACTGGAAGGAAAAATAAAGGATAAAATCAAAGAAATACAATCTCAATAG
- a CDS encoding homocysteine S-methyltransferase family protein — protein MSTIKEELKKRILIIDGAMGTMIQQHKLTEGDFRGERFKNWPKDVKGNIDLLSITQPEIITGIHKEYLQAGADIIETNTFSSTSIAQADYDMQSLAYELNKQSATCAKKAIEAYQKETGDSTPKFVAGAIGPLNKTLSLSPDVNNPGYRAVSFDEVADAYTEQIHGLAEGGVDVLLIETIFDTLNAKAAIFAAKNYFQKNNIELPIMISGTITDASGRTLSGQTLESFYISIQHANPLSVGLNCALGAKEMRPHIEELSGIASCFTSAYPNAGLPNSMGEYDEQPHETALIIEDWAKEGFLNIVGGCCGTTPNHIKAIAQKARNYSPRPLPVNAASLSLA, from the coding sequence ATGTCAACCATTAAAGAAGAACTTAAAAAAAGAATACTCATTATAGATGGCGCCATGGGCACCATGATACAGCAGCATAAACTTACCGAAGGAGATTTTCGAGGAGAGCGGTTTAAAAATTGGCCCAAAGATGTAAAAGGCAATATTGATTTGTTGAGTATTACCCAGCCGGAAATTATTACCGGCATCCATAAAGAATATTTACAGGCCGGTGCAGATATTATTGAAACCAATACTTTTAGTTCTACTTCCATTGCACAGGCAGACTACGATATGCAATCACTGGCTTATGAACTCAACAAGCAAAGTGCTACATGCGCCAAAAAAGCCATTGAAGCCTATCAAAAAGAAACTGGTGATAGCACACCAAAATTTGTTGCCGGCGCCATTGGCCCACTCAATAAAACCTTATCATTATCTCCCGATGTAAATAACCCCGGTTACAGGGCTGTGAGCTTTGATGAAGTTGCTGATGCATATACAGAACAAATACATGGCCTTGCAGAGGGTGGGGTGGATGTGTTATTGATAGAAACCATTTTTGATACCCTCAATGCCAAAGCAGCCATTTTTGCTGCAAAAAATTATTTTCAAAAAAATAATATAGAACTCCCCATTATGATATCGGGAACTATAACCGATGCAAGCGGAAGAACCCTGAGTGGGCAAACCCTGGAGTCGTTTTATATTTCCATACAACATGCCAACCCATTAAGCGTAGGGCTCAACTGTGCCCTTGGAGCAAAAGAAATGAGGCCACATATTGAAGAACTCTCAGGCATAGCTTCCTGCTTTACATCTGCCTATCCCAACGCCGGCTTACCCAACTCAATGGGCGAATACGATGAACAGCCGCATGAAACAGCGCTCATTATTGAAGATTGGGCCAAAGAAGGGTTTTTAAATATTGTTGGCGGTTGCTGCGGAACTACCCCCAATCATATAAAAGCAATTGCCCAAAAAGCCCGAAACTATTCCCCAAGGCCACTGCCGGTAAATGCTGCTTCCCTTAGTTTAGCTTAA
- the recR gene encoding recombination protein RecR, translating into MSFSSTLLENAVNEFAKLPGIGKKTALRLALHLIKQPEAEAKIFGETIVKMRQEIMFCKRCHNISDKELCTICNNPMRQQQHICVVETIRDVIAIENTQQFNGLYHVLGGIISPLDGIGPHQLTIDPLIERLSKENTQELIFALNPNIQGDTTIYYITKKLNGCSVKITTIARGIAFGGELEYADEITLGKSISNRIPVVHYVNNE; encoded by the coding sequence ATGTCTTTTTCATCTACACTTTTGGAAAATGCGGTAAACGAATTTGCCAAATTGCCCGGCATAGGAAAAAAAACGGCGCTGCGGCTTGCTTTGCATTTAATAAAACAACCCGAAGCCGAAGCAAAAATTTTTGGAGAAACTATTGTAAAAATGCGACAGGAAATAATGTTTTGTAAACGTTGCCACAATATTTCCGATAAAGAATTATGCACTATTTGCAATAACCCTATGCGGCAACAGCAGCATATATGTGTAGTAGAAACTATAAGAGATGTAATTGCCATTGAAAACACCCAGCAGTTTAATGGACTTTATCATGTGTTGGGGGGCATTATTTCTCCGTTGGATGGAATTGGGCCGCATCAACTTACCATTGACCCGCTGATAGAACGGCTGAGTAAAGAAAATACACAGGAGCTTATTTTTGCCTTAAACCCCAATATACAAGGCGATACTACCATTTATTATATTACCAAAAAACTCAACGGCTGTTCCGTAAAAATTACTACCATTGCCCGGGGCATAGCTTTTGGCGGTGAGCTGGAATATGCCGATGAAATAACTCTGGGCAAAAGCATCAGCAACCGCATTCCCGTGGTTCATTATGTAAATAACGAATAG
- a CDS encoding M48 family metalloprotease, whose protein sequence is MLKYSLLALITIVFTTCSRNPVSGKKELTLMSESQELAMGQEADPQIQAEFGVYPDSSIQHYVNNLGQKLAKVSHRANIPYTFRVIDSDVINAFAVPGGFIYITRGILAYLNDEAQLAGVIGHEIGHIAARHSVKQQRNAMLGQLGIIAGVVINPNLARFAESASQGLGLLMLKFGRDDENQSDVLGADYSTKLGYNAHSMGNFFTTLKRSSGETAGQLPEFLSTHPDPGNRNTHVQQLADEYQKKYNITNPVLNRNSYLQKIDGIVYGEDPRGGYMDDGVFYHPEIKFQFTPPTGWQYHNSPTRVQYAPKDGSALFYLGSAQGNTLQEAANAFIQNNKLTAEQTAQVTINGLPAYAIVFSQMQQQQDGTSALALRGLSYVVQYNKSLFQMVGVTSPNAFNQLAPTFEKSMKSFKQLSDASKINKKPERVRIKTVKTTTSFEQVLKSFNVAAARYNEHAILNAVELNTSIPSGTLIKIIQ, encoded by the coding sequence ATTTTAAAATATAGTTTGCTTGCGCTAATCACTATAGTTTTTACCACCTGCTCCCGAAACCCGGTTTCCGGCAAAAAGGAGCTCACTTTAATGTCGGAATCGCAGGAGCTTGCAATGGGCCAGGAGGCCGATCCGCAAATACAGGCGGAGTTTGGCGTTTACCCCGATAGCAGCATTCAACATTATGTAAACAACCTTGGCCAAAAACTGGCAAAGGTTTCACACAGGGCAAATATCCCTTATACTTTTCGGGTAATAGATTCAGATGTAATCAATGCATTTGCGGTACCTGGTGGCTTTATTTATATAACCAGGGGAATTTTGGCCTATTTAAACGATGAGGCACAACTGGCAGGTGTAATAGGCCACGAAATTGGCCATATTGCGGCCCGCCATTCGGTAAAGCAACAAAGAAATGCCATGCTTGGCCAGTTGGGTATTATTGCCGGTGTTGTTATTAATCCCAATCTTGCAAGGTTTGCAGAAAGCGCTTCACAAGGGCTTGGCCTTTTGATGTTAAAATTTGGGAGAGATGACGAGAACCAATCGGATGTACTGGGCGCAGACTATAGCACAAAACTGGGTTATAACGCCCATTCCATGGGCAACTTTTTTACTACACTAAAAAGGTCAAGCGGTGAAACGGCAGGCCAGTTGCCTGAATTTTTAAGCACCCACCCCGACCCGGGAAACAGGAACACACATGTGCAGCAACTTGCAGATGAATACCAAAAGAAATACAATATTACCAACCCTGTTTTAAACAGGAATTCTTACCTGCAAAAAATTGATGGCATTGTATATGGTGAAGACCCTCGTGGCGGATATATGGATGATGGCGTTTTTTATCACCCCGAAATTAAATTTCAATTTACGCCGCCCACAGGATGGCAATACCATAACAGCCCTACAAGGGTTCAATATGCACCCAAAGATGGTTCTGCTTTATTTTACCTTGGCTCTGCCCAGGGAAATACTTTGCAGGAAGCCGCCAATGCTTTTATTCAAAACAATAAACTTACAGCCGAGCAAACAGCGCAGGTAACCATAAATGGGCTTCCTGCTTATGCAATTGTATTTAGCCAAATGCAGCAACAACAAGATGGCACATCGGCCCTTGCCTTAAGGGGCCTTTCATATGTTGTACAGTATAACAAATCTCTTTTTCAAATGGTAGGCGTTACTTCTCCAAATGCATTTAACCAGCTTGCACCTACTTTTGAAAAATCCATGAAAAGCTTTAAGCAGCTTTCCGATGCTTCTAAAATCAATAAAAAACCGGAAAGGGTGCGCATTAAAACCGTTAAAACCACAACCAGTTTTGAACAAGTCTTAAAATCATTTAATGTAGCAGCAGCAAGGTATAATGAACATGCTATTTTAAATGCTGTAGAATTAAATACCAGCATACCTTCCGGCACATTAATAAAAATAATTCAATAG